Proteins encoded within one genomic window of Dyadobacter chenhuakuii:
- a CDS encoding DegT/DnrJ/EryC1/StrS family aminotransferase — MINVTKTFLPDQEKYLQYVREIWERGYLTNNGPVLQELEAELKKYLGVDHLYFCGNGTIVLQIAIKALEITGEVITTPFSYVATSNAILWENCTPVFVDIDSQTFNINPALIEASITPATTGILATHVYGNPCDVEAIEVIAKKHNLKVIYDAAHAFGVTYKGKSLLSFGDLSTCSFHATKVFHTIEGGALISNHPELDKKLHLLRAFGHQGDEHYLYAGINGKNSEFHAAMGLVNLPLVKDIIAARKEVFDAYDSLLNWDVLYKPVISKDIEYNYAYYPVVFPSEQVMFRVMDALREEDVIPRRYFYPSLNTLSFMPRQIACPVSEDIALRVLSLPLYVGLPYSDIERISRIINGHLSPE, encoded by the coding sequence ATGATTAACGTCACTAAAACCTTTTTACCAGACCAGGAGAAATATCTGCAATATGTTCGGGAAATTTGGGAACGCGGATATCTTACCAATAACGGACCGGTTCTTCAGGAGCTTGAAGCAGAACTAAAAAAATACCTGGGGGTAGACCATCTCTATTTTTGCGGAAACGGAACTATCGTCCTTCAAATTGCGATCAAAGCGCTTGAAATCACTGGTGAGGTGATCACAACGCCGTTTTCATACGTGGCAACATCCAATGCAATCCTTTGGGAAAATTGCACGCCCGTTTTCGTTGACATTGATTCTCAGACATTCAATATAAATCCGGCACTGATCGAGGCATCCATTACGCCTGCAACGACCGGAATCCTGGCAACGCACGTTTATGGCAACCCATGTGATGTAGAGGCCATTGAAGTGATTGCTAAAAAGCACAATTTAAAAGTGATCTATGATGCCGCTCACGCATTTGGCGTCACCTATAAAGGGAAATCTTTGCTTTCCTTCGGAGATCTGAGCACTTGCAGCTTTCATGCAACCAAAGTTTTTCATACAATTGAAGGCGGTGCATTAATTTCCAATCACCCTGAACTTGATAAGAAACTGCACCTTCTGCGCGCATTCGGACATCAGGGCGATGAACATTATCTTTACGCAGGGATCAATGGTAAGAATTCCGAATTCCACGCAGCGATGGGATTGGTCAATCTTCCGCTTGTGAAAGACATTATTGCTGCCCGCAAGGAAGTTTTTGATGCTTATGACAGTCTGCTGAATTGGGACGTATTATATAAGCCGGTCATCAGCAAGGACATTGAATATAATTATGCTTATTACCCGGTTGTATTTCCTTCTGAGCAGGTTATGTTCCGCGTTATGGATGCATTGCGTGAGGAAGATGTTATTCCGCGGCGTTATTTTTATCCTTCATTAAACACGCTATCCTTCATGCCGAGGCAAATTGCCTGCCCGGTTTCGGAAGATATCGCGTTAAGAGTGTTAAGTTTGCCTTTATATGTAGGCCTTCCGTATTCGGACATCGAACGGATCTCCCGCATCATTAATGGTCATTTATCACCAGAATAG
- a CDS encoding ABC transporter ATP-binding protein: protein MPVIVAENISKKYIIDHQRKNGSPSLRDIVSEKVDKLFSRKQDNSDFAEKEEFWALRDVNFSIDQGDRIGIVGHNGAGKSTLLKILSRITEPTTGQIKIDGRIASLLEVGTGFHPELTGRENIFLNGAILGMAKSEIRQSFDAIVDFAGVEKFLDTPVKRYSSGMYVRLGFAIAAHLNPEILIVDEVLAVGDTEFQKKCLGKMRDVSESGRTLLFVSHNLTAIQALCNKSFYFEKGMLIDQGETTHIVTNYLSKVSHKTLEKHWDNIENAPGNDQVRVKRFKLFPEYQDDLNHIDVRTPINFQFEFWNLVEGASLNLSMHLYTFTGECIFNVGTQAETFSKGLVSGVCEIPGHFLNDGSYVVSMMIVKDTSTVLYNMEEALIFDIEDYRENVTWYGKWPGYIRPQLNFSIRQTEHVVND from the coding sequence ATGCCTGTAATCGTAGCTGAAAACATCAGCAAGAAATATATTATAGACCATCAACGTAAAAATGGTTCTCCAAGCCTGCGCGACATTGTTTCCGAAAAGGTTGACAAGTTGTTCTCACGCAAGCAGGATAATTCCGACTTTGCCGAGAAAGAAGAGTTTTGGGCATTGCGGGATGTGAACTTTTCCATTGATCAGGGCGACCGCATCGGTATTGTTGGCCATAACGGCGCGGGAAAGTCGACCTTATTGAAAATCCTCAGCCGCATTACAGAACCTACCACAGGCCAGATCAAAATTGACGGTCGTATTGCCAGCTTGCTGGAAGTAGGGACCGGTTTTCACCCGGAACTAACCGGCCGTGAAAACATATTTCTGAACGGTGCCATTTTGGGCATGGCTAAGAGTGAGATCCGGCAATCATTTGACGCCATTGTTGACTTTGCTGGTGTTGAAAAATTTCTGGATACACCTGTTAAAAGATATTCCTCGGGTATGTATGTGCGGCTTGGTTTTGCGATCGCCGCGCATCTTAATCCTGAAATCCTGATCGTTGATGAAGTTTTAGCGGTTGGTGATACAGAATTTCAGAAAAAATGTCTCGGTAAGATGCGTGATGTTTCCGAAAGTGGAAGAACATTGCTTTTTGTGAGCCATAACCTTACCGCCATTCAGGCGCTCTGCAACAAGTCCTTTTATTTTGAAAAAGGAATGTTGATCGATCAGGGCGAAACAACGCATATCGTTACCAATTACCTCAGCAAGGTTTCTCATAAAACCTTGGAAAAGCATTGGGACAACATTGAAAATGCGCCCGGAAATGATCAGGTTCGCGTGAAAAGGTTTAAGCTTTTCCCTGAATACCAGGACGACCTGAACCATATTGACGTTCGTACGCCTATCAATTTTCAATTTGAATTCTGGAATTTGGTAGAAGGCGCAAGCTTGAACCTCAGCATGCATTTGTATACGTTTACAGGTGAGTGTATTTTTAATGTAGGTACACAGGCTGAAACTTTTTCAAAAGGATTGGTAAGCGGCGTGTGTGAGATTCCAGGCCATTTCCTGAATGATGGTTCCTATGTGGTTTCTATGATGATCGTAAAGGACACCAGCACCGTTCTTTACAACATGGAAGAAGCTTTAATTTTTGATATTGAGGATTATCGTGAAAATGTAACCTGGTATGGCAAATGGCCCGGATATATTCGCCCTCAACTTAATTTTTCCATTCGCCAAACTGAACATGTAGTGAATGATTAA
- a CDS encoding ABC transporter permease encodes MASQHSITIKAGGSEKDYWKDLWLNRQLLWILSKRDISVRYKQTLLGVAWSVLRPIMTMTVMVFVFSYLAKIKSDPGVPYPLMVLSGLTIWTFFANTFTQISSSILINSNLVSKVYFPRLLMPLSSIAVGFVDFMIAFGIFLIMTIFFKHPISWNIIFLPCFILLTFITSLGFGLFFAVLNVRFRDIGQLIPFLVQVGMYAVPVAYSSTLAQGTWFEKYYNLNPLVGIIDGFRWCLLGDKAYFNPQSLYSTTIISFSIMILSLIYFRKKEKTFVDHI; translated from the coding sequence ATGGCATCTCAGCACTCAATTACCATAAAGGCAGGCGGATCCGAAAAGGATTACTGGAAAGATCTCTGGCTCAACAGACAGTTACTCTGGATTTTATCAAAAAGAGACATTTCAGTTCGTTACAAACAAACCCTGCTAGGCGTTGCGTGGAGCGTTTTAAGGCCAATTATGACGATGACTGTAATGGTTTTCGTTTTCAGTTATCTTGCTAAAATTAAAAGCGATCCGGGTGTTCCTTACCCGTTGATGGTTTTGAGCGGTCTTACGATCTGGACATTTTTCGCGAATACATTTACGCAGATCAGCAGCAGCATTCTGATCAATTCCAATCTGGTCTCCAAGGTTTACTTCCCCCGCTTACTGATGCCACTGAGCTCGATAGCGGTTGGATTCGTTGACTTTATGATCGCTTTCGGGATATTTTTGATCATGACGATTTTCTTTAAGCACCCCATTAGCTGGAACATCATATTTCTTCCTTGCTTCATTTTACTTACATTTATTACAAGTTTGGGTTTTGGCCTGTTCTTTGCGGTGCTAAATGTACGTTTTCGGGATATCGGTCAGTTAATTCCATTTTTAGTACAAGTTGGAATGTACGCCGTGCCAGTCGCTTACAGCAGCACGCTTGCACAAGGCACATGGTTTGAGAAATATTATAACTTGAATCCGCTGGTGGGTATCATCGATGGTTTTCGCTGGTGCTTACTGGGTGACAAGGCTTATTTCAATCCCCAGAGTCTTTACTCAACAACAATAATTTCCTTTTCGATAATGATATTGTCTTTGATTTATTTCCGTAAAAAAGAAAAAACTTTCGTCGATCATATCTGA
- a CDS encoding SLBB domain-containing protein, with translation MNRFKLAKSYKSILPYLLCLFISLPSLSQVIPQSFPTAPTGIPQGSSTTGTPRGTTGNAGNAANQGNAGNQQGNQSGLSNQQQQQANQQKANIQRDNQGKVLGGQNGQNQDAGNQGKLNDSTSAKLPPVDAEKEAFRQKIYGYSLFANKSLDPIPNLQIATPTNYIVGPGDELKIFIYNYAESTYEVTVTKDGFISLLRVGNVYVAGRTIEEVRKILIDKFSKFTPGLIGSGGETARTKLMVTLGDVRTVKVFVTGEVINPGTYQVSSLSSAFNALYQAGGPNEIGSFRDVRVVRAGKVISHIDIYDYLVNGKIDGDIRVQDNDNVVVGYYLKRAEIAGMVKRPGIYELKPEEKLGDMLRYSGGFNDKAYRARLKVQRITSKERKILDVAETNYESFEIVTGDSVNVETVLDRFENIVTVEGAVMRPGDYALDNSPSLKQLIDNAQGLREDAFVGRVSVLRTRQDLVLESISINYTDILNNVTPDLILTRLDRVIVPSKFDMAETAYVSVNGEVNNTKIGENEGKFPYTVNMTLEDLLVQAGGLKESAYTSEIEVIRRKRNSIAGAANAQISEVFKFDVDRDLSLNSKGSNFTLMPFDQVTVRKSPNYVEQQSVFVEGEVLIAGPYTIVNKNDKISDVIKRAGGLTELAYPEGATLLRRTLVRELDEPTDFDQAEQTEKSIKSGTIIGDVPNVKEESIGIKLKNILKSPGSFEDLIVQEGDIIRIPKRLETVQVNGSVLYPTTVKYGKGMAFLDYISQSGGFTTQSLKKSSYIKYPNGNVDRTRRFLFFNVYPKVEPGSEIFVPLRAAPALNPQQALQTATGILGSVMSLILAVLAFRSIN, from the coding sequence ATGAACAGATTCAAATTGGCAAAAAGTTATAAAAGTATACTTCCTTATCTCCTCTGTTTATTCATTTCCTTACCATCCCTGTCCCAGGTAATCCCTCAATCCTTCCCTACCGCTCCGACCGGTATACCACAAGGCAGCAGCACGACCGGGACGCCACGCGGAACAACTGGTAATGCGGGCAATGCAGCGAACCAAGGCAATGCAGGAAACCAGCAAGGAAATCAGTCTGGACTGAGCAATCAGCAGCAACAGCAGGCAAATCAGCAAAAGGCTAACATTCAACGTGATAACCAGGGAAAAGTCCTCGGCGGTCAGAACGGACAGAACCAGGATGCTGGAAATCAGGGTAAGTTAAACGACTCCACATCTGCCAAACTTCCGCCTGTGGATGCAGAAAAGGAAGCATTTCGTCAGAAGATCTACGGATATTCGCTTTTTGCCAATAAAAGTCTTGATCCTATTCCAAATTTGCAGATCGCAACGCCTACAAACTACATTGTTGGCCCTGGCGATGAGCTTAAAATCTTCATTTACAACTACGCAGAAAGCACCTACGAGGTTACTGTTACCAAGGACGGCTTCATTTCGCTGCTGCGGGTGGGTAACGTATATGTGGCCGGCCGAACAATAGAAGAGGTCCGCAAGATATTAATTGATAAGTTCTCTAAGTTCACGCCCGGCCTGATTGGCAGCGGCGGCGAAACAGCACGCACCAAATTGATGGTAACCCTGGGCGATGTACGCACAGTAAAGGTCTTTGTAACAGGGGAAGTCATCAATCCGGGAACCTATCAGGTGTCCTCATTATCGTCTGCATTCAATGCCCTTTACCAGGCTGGCGGCCCGAACGAAATTGGATCTTTCCGTGATGTTCGTGTCGTGCGTGCCGGTAAGGTTATATCGCATATTGACATCTACGATTACCTTGTTAACGGTAAGATCGACGGTGATATCAGGGTTCAGGATAACGATAATGTTGTTGTTGGTTACTATTTAAAGAGAGCTGAGATCGCAGGAATGGTTAAGCGTCCTGGCATTTACGAACTGAAACCGGAAGAGAAGCTAGGTGATATGCTTCGTTATTCAGGTGGTTTTAATGATAAAGCCTACCGCGCAAGACTTAAAGTACAAAGGATCACTTCAAAAGAACGCAAGATCCTGGATGTTGCGGAGACGAATTATGAGTCTTTTGAAATCGTAACAGGTGACTCGGTTAATGTTGAAACCGTGTTAGACCGTTTTGAGAACATTGTAACGGTTGAAGGTGCGGTAATGCGTCCTGGTGATTACGCTTTGGACAACAGCCCGTCATTAAAGCAGCTGATCGATAATGCGCAGGGCTTGCGAGAAGATGCGTTCGTGGGACGTGTAAGCGTTTTGAGAACACGCCAGGATCTGGTTTTAGAAAGCATTTCTATCAACTATACGGATATTTTAAATAATGTCACGCCCGACCTGATCTTAACCCGATTGGACAGGGTTATTGTTCCCTCCAAATTTGACATGGCCGAAACAGCTTATGTAAGCGTTAACGGCGAAGTCAACAACACGAAAATCGGCGAAAACGAAGGCAAGTTCCCTTATACAGTGAACATGACGCTGGAAGATCTGCTGGTGCAAGCAGGAGGCCTCAAAGAATCAGCTTATACTTCGGAGATTGAAGTTATCAGAAGAAAAAGAAACAGCATCGCAGGAGCTGCAAACGCACAGATTTCAGAAGTTTTTAAATTTGATGTAGACCGCGACCTTTCACTTAACAGCAAAGGGAGCAACTTTACATTGATGCCGTTTGACCAGGTTACGGTTCGCAAATCCCCGAATTACGTGGAGCAACAAAGCGTGTTCGTGGAAGGTGAAGTGCTTATTGCAGGTCCTTATACCATTGTTAACAAGAACGATAAGATCAGTGATGTTATCAAAAGAGCAGGCGGCTTAACCGAACTGGCATATCCCGAAGGCGCGACGCTGCTGAGAAGAACCTTGGTAAGAGAACTGGACGAGCCAACGGATTTTGATCAGGCGGAACAAACTGAAAAAAGCATTAAATCAGGGACGATTATCGGTGATGTTCCGAACGTAAAAGAAGAGTCAATCGGGATTAAGTTGAAAAACATCCTGAAAAGCCCCGGGTCGTTTGAAGACCTTATCGTTCAGGAAGGTGACATTATCCGGATACCGAAGCGTTTGGAAACAGTTCAGGTTAATGGTTCTGTCCTTTACCCTACAACAGTCAAATATGGCAAAGGAATGGCTTTTTTGGACTACATTTCACAATCGGGTGGTTTCACAACACAGTCATTGAAAAAAAGCTCTTATATCAAATATCCAAATGGAAATGTCGACAGAACAAGAAGATTCCTGTTCTTCAACGTATACCCGAAAGTTGAGCCTGGCTCCGAAATTTTCGTTCCGCTGAGAGCTGCTCCTGCATTGAATCCGCAGCAGGCACTTCAGACCGCAACGGGTATCTTAGGTTCCGTAATGAGTTTAATTTTAGCAGTCTTGGCTTTCCGATCAATCAACTAA
- a CDS encoding DNA topoisomerase IV subunit B, whose product MESTNVQYDEDSIRSLDWKEHIRLRPGMYIGKLGDGSSVDDGIYVLVKEIVDNSIDEHMMGNGKTIEIKISEHRVEVRDYGRGIPLGKVVDCVSKINTGGKYDSGAFQKSVGLNGVGTKAVNALSQYFKVQSFRDGKSKNAEFAQGALVNESKEIQTNQRNGTHIAFEPDGVIFKNFRYIPQYLDNMIWNYCYLNAGLTINFNGQKYISQNGLLDLLQSKSDPEALRYPIIHLKGEDIEFAMTHGNQYGEEYYSFVNGQYTTQGGTHLAAFREAVVKAVREHFNKDYAPEDVRSSIIAAVAIRVQEPVFESQTKTKLGSNTITPDPNSTTVRTFVNDFVKERLDNYLHMHPESRDALKKRIEQSERERKELAGIKKLANDRAKKANLHNKKLRDCRLHLTDLKNELRYESTLFITEGDSASGSITKSRNIQTQAVFSLRGKPLNCFGLTKKIVYENEEFNLLQHALDIENGVENLRFNRIVIATDADVDGMHIRLLLMTFFLQFFPDLVRNGHLFVLETPLFRVRNKKETIYCYSEEEKQQAVNKLGNKPEITRFKGLGEISPDEFGKFIGEDMRVEPVILQKETSIQKLLSYFMGKNTPERQRFIIDNLKTEKNIEELALAV is encoded by the coding sequence ATGGAAAGTACCAACGTGCAGTATGATGAGGATAGTATAAGGTCACTCGATTGGAAAGAACATATCAGATTAAGGCCAGGGATGTATATTGGTAAGCTTGGCGACGGATCTTCGGTGGACGACGGGATCTACGTTTTAGTGAAAGAAATCGTCGATAATTCCATCGACGAACATATGATGGGCAACGGAAAAACCATAGAAATTAAAATTTCGGAGCACCGCGTGGAGGTGCGCGATTATGGCCGTGGAATTCCGCTTGGAAAGGTTGTAGACTGTGTTTCAAAGATCAATACAGGTGGAAAATATGATTCCGGGGCTTTTCAGAAATCAGTGGGATTGAATGGGGTTGGGACAAAAGCGGTGAATGCACTTTCACAATATTTTAAAGTGCAGTCGTTCCGCGACGGGAAGAGCAAAAACGCTGAATTTGCGCAGGGAGCGCTTGTTAACGAATCCAAAGAAATACAGACTAACCAGCGGAACGGAACGCACATTGCTTTTGAACCGGACGGGGTAATTTTCAAGAACTTTCGCTACATTCCTCAGTATCTGGATAATATGATCTGGAATTACTGCTATCTGAATGCTGGCCTGACCATTAATTTCAACGGACAGAAATATATTTCACAGAATGGGCTGTTGGACCTGCTGCAAAGCAAATCGGATCCCGAGGCGTTGCGCTATCCCATTATACATTTGAAAGGAGAGGACATTGAATTTGCTATGACCCACGGTAATCAATATGGGGAAGAGTATTATTCTTTTGTAAACGGACAATACACAACGCAGGGCGGAACACACCTTGCGGCTTTTCGGGAAGCTGTTGTCAAGGCGGTGAGAGAGCACTTTAACAAGGATTACGCGCCGGAAGACGTTCGCTCGTCCATCATTGCCGCCGTGGCGATCCGGGTGCAAGAGCCGGTTTTTGAGTCGCAGACCAAAACTAAATTAGGATCAAATACGATCACGCCGGACCCTAACAGCACAACCGTGCGGACCTTCGTCAATGATTTTGTTAAAGAAAGACTCGATAATTACCTGCATATGCACCCGGAATCAAGGGATGCATTGAAAAAGCGCATCGAACAGTCCGAGCGGGAGCGGAAAGAGCTGGCGGGCATTAAAAAACTGGCCAACGACCGTGCTAAGAAGGCGAATTTGCATAATAAAAAGCTGAGAGACTGTCGTTTGCATTTAACGGATCTTAAAAATGAGTTGCGTTATGAAAGCACATTGTTCATTACGGAAGGAGATTCCGCAAGCGGCTCGATCACGAAATCCAGGAACATTCAGACGCAGGCTGTTTTCAGTTTACGGGGTAAGCCATTGAATTGCTTTGGCTTAACGAAAAAAATTGTCTACGAAAATGAAGAATTTAATTTGCTGCAACATGCGCTCGACATTGAAAACGGCGTGGAAAACCTGCGTTTCAACCGTATCGTGATCGCAACGGATGCAGATGTGGATGGTATGCACATTCGTTTGCTGCTCATGACGTTTTTCCTGCAATTCTTCCCCGACCTTGTCCGGAACGGGCATCTTTTCGTTCTTGAAACGCCGCTTTTCAGGGTTAGGAATAAAAAAGAGACTATTTATTGTTACAGCGAGGAAGAGAAGCAGCAGGCAGTGAACAAGCTGGGAAATAAACCTGAGATTACCCGCTTCAAAGGCCTTGGTGAAATATCGCCGGACGAGTTCGGGAAATTTATTGGTGAAGATATGCGCGTGGAGCCTGTTATCCTTCAAAAGGAAACTTCGATTCAGAAATTATTGAGTTATTTCATGGGTAAAAATACCCCTGAGCGTCAGCGATTTATCATTGATAATTTGAAGACGGAAAAGAACATTGAAGAACTTGCACTGGCAGTGTAG
- the pheA gene encoding prephenate dehydratase, translating to MELQDLRNRIDALDDQLLGILNERMELVKKVGDLKRSSQSIIYRPEREKQILDRLEKRNDGLLTRQAIDAIFFEIFAVSRNLELPERVSYLGPEGSFTHQAAESRFGGMSEYLVLPTIHSVFESVETGRAKFGVVPIENNQEGIVIETVDFLREKNLSIVAEVLLQVHFTFASQSDSLKNIRRIYSKDIAFRQCGKFISEYLEGMDIELIPVESTSKAAKMAAQEPDSAAICSSISARLFGVPILYDNIEDSDQNRTRFLILAKDFVNIKSDDDKTTIIANLPNTNRPGVLYEFLKDFNDRGINLTKIESRPVRGTSTFRAWFLVEFLGHVDDAPVQEVMHKYGSHLKWLGSYIRVS from the coding sequence GTGGAATTACAAGACCTAAGGAACAGAATAGACGCGCTTGACGATCAGCTGCTTGGCATTTTGAACGAGCGTATGGAGCTCGTCAAAAAAGTAGGAGATCTGAAACGTTCGTCCCAATCTATCATCTACCGTCCCGAACGGGAAAAGCAGATCCTCGACCGGCTTGAAAAACGCAATGATGGCCTGCTTACCCGGCAAGCGATTGATGCCATTTTCTTCGAGATCTTCGCGGTTTCCCGTAACCTGGAACTGCCCGAAAGAGTCTCTTATCTGGGGCCGGAAGGCAGTTTTACGCATCAGGCTGCCGAGAGCCGTTTTGGTGGGATGAGTGAATATCTCGTGTTGCCTACCATTCATTCTGTATTTGAAAGTGTAGAAACGGGGCGTGCCAAGTTCGGGGTTGTGCCTATCGAGAATAACCAGGAGGGAATTGTTATTGAAACAGTCGATTTTCTGCGGGAGAAAAATCTTTCTATTGTAGCGGAAGTGTTGCTGCAAGTGCATTTCACATTCGCATCGCAATCCGATTCCCTTAAAAATATCAGGCGTATATACTCCAAGGATATTGCATTCAGGCAATGCGGAAAATTTATCAGCGAGTATCTGGAAGGCATGGATATCGAGCTGATCCCGGTGGAATCTACTTCGAAGGCTGCGAAAATGGCCGCGCAGGAACCCGATTCGGCAGCTATATGCTCTTCGATATCCGCCAGGCTATTTGGCGTTCCGATTCTTTACGATAACATTGAAGACAGCGACCAGAACCGGACACGCTTTCTGATTTTAGCAAAAGATTTTGTGAACATTAAAAGTGATGATGATAAGACGACAATCATTGCGAATTTGCCCAACACAAACCGTCCGGGTGTTTTATACGAGTTTTTGAAAGACTTTAATGACAGGGGAATTAACCTCACGAAAATAGAAAGCCGTCCGGTAAGAGGAACGTCGACGTTCAGAGCCTGGTTTCTGGTAGAGTTCCTGGGACACGTGGATGATGCGCCTGTGCAGGAAGTAATGCACAAATATGGGTCGCACTTGAAATGGCTCGGCAGCTACATCAGAGTTTCATAA
- a CDS encoding DUF4136 domain-containing protein: MLKKASLFILMAGIGMMSCSKDPISDLSTEETLVYITNHDKAANFNQYKTFSIVDSVLVVENGQTGTALSELDRDVLIRIISNMEKLGYKYVSPKSKPDIGINASWISNTYLNVVSQPVSSYYGGYWGGGGYGYGYPNYYQYYQTSESYWLISMLDFKNPNTVDKTFKVVWDAQIRGAGIGDRQFVDTMVDSIFGQSGYLKIN; encoded by the coding sequence ATGTTAAAAAAAGCTTCATTGTTCATACTCATGGCAGGAATAGGAATGATGTCCTGCTCCAAAGATCCTATCAGTGATTTATCAACGGAAGAAACCCTTGTTTACATAACAAATCACGATAAAGCGGCTAATTTCAATCAATACAAGACATTCAGCATTGTGGACTCGGTGCTGGTTGTGGAAAACGGACAGACGGGAACCGCATTAAGCGAGCTGGACCGGGACGTTTTGATCCGCATTATTTCCAACATGGAAAAGCTGGGTTACAAGTATGTCAGCCCTAAAAGCAAGCCGGATATAGGCATCAACGCCAGCTGGATTTCCAACACTTACCTGAATGTGGTTTCGCAGCCAGTATCATCTTACTATGGCGGCTACTGGGGCGGCGGCGGATATGGTTACGGCTATCCGAATTACTATCAGTATTATCAGACCAGCGAAAGTTACTGGCTTATTTCCATGCTCGATTTCAAAAACCCGAACACCGTGGATAAGACGTTTAAAGTGGTGTGGGACGCGCAGATCCGCGGCGCAGGAATAGGTGACAGACAATTTGTGGACACAATGGTTGACTCGATTTTTGGTCAGTCAGGTTATTTAAAAATTAATTAA
- a CDS encoding DinB family protein, translated as METKEEILRIIDVLNDTYESEEAWYGPSVVEALRDVTPKMAEVRLSTNTHSIAEIVYHMTTWRIFAVRKIQGDAEFDIKTQDKDWKKFPLVDEFEWEAIQMELSLSQEELISELEKIESDSFLEEFVPGRDYSYYTLIHGVIQHDVYHAGQIGLIKKAVKGMRLEEDDFGAFDERSELDNGTDYY; from the coding sequence ATGGAAACAAAAGAAGAGATTTTAAGGATTATAGATGTACTGAACGATACCTACGAAAGTGAGGAAGCATGGTATGGGCCTTCTGTGGTGGAAGCATTGCGTGATGTGACACCCAAAATGGCGGAAGTAAGGCTTAGCACCAATACACATTCGATTGCAGAGATCGTCTATCACATGACCACTTGGCGCATTTTTGCCGTTCGGAAAATACAGGGAGATGCTGAGTTTGACATTAAAACGCAGGATAAGGACTGGAAAAAATTCCCATTGGTTGACGAATTTGAGTGGGAAGCCATTCAAATGGAGCTCAGCCTTTCGCAGGAAGAATTGATTTCGGAGCTTGAAAAAATTGAAAGTGACAGCTTCCTCGAAGAGTTCGTTCCGGGTCGTGATTATAGTTATTATACTTTGATTCACGGAGTTATCCAGCACGATGTATACCATGCAGGGCAGATCGGACTGATCAAAAAAGCGGTGAAAGGAATGCGGTTGGAAGAAGACGACTTTGGTGCATTTGACGAGCGCTCGGAGTTAGATAACGGAACTGATTATTACTGA
- a CDS encoding response regulator: MKILIVEDEPKLAGFLKRGLEEQSWEVELAYDGQVGKKMAANYRFDVIILDVNLPLLNGYDLARQLRHDGLATPILFLTALGTIDDKLDGFEAGGDDYLVKPFEFRELIARIKVLSQRNSNREQSNQILSLADLELNLDEKVARRGGNRIDLTAKEFALLEYLMRNKGRVVSRVDIAEQVWDIRFDTGTNVIDVYINFLRKKVDKDYPTKLIHTVVGMGYIFKEE, encoded by the coding sequence ATGAAGATTTTGATTGTCGAAGATGAACCCAAACTCGCCGGGTTCCTCAAACGAGGCCTTGAAGAACAGTCTTGGGAAGTTGAATTGGCATATGATGGGCAGGTAGGCAAGAAAATGGCCGCTAACTATCGTTTTGACGTGATCATTCTTGACGTTAACCTGCCTCTACTAAACGGATACGACCTCGCGCGCCAGCTCCGTCACGACGGCCTGGCCACACCCATTCTTTTCCTGACTGCACTGGGAACCATTGATGACAAGCTGGATGGCTTTGAAGCAGGCGGTGATGATTATCTTGTCAAGCCATTCGAATTCAGGGAATTGATCGCGCGTATCAAGGTTTTGTCCCAACGAAACAGCAACCGCGAGCAGTCCAATCAGATTCTCAGCCTGGCTGATCTTGAACTGAATCTGGATGAAAAAGTGGCGCGCCGCGGCGGAAACCGCATTGACCTTACTGCCAAGGAATTTGCCCTGCTGGAATATCTCATGCGGAACAAAGGCCGCGTGGTTTCACGTGTAGACATTGCCGAGCAGGTTTGGGATATCCGCTTTGATACAGGAACCAATGTAATTGATGTTTACATTAATTTTTTAAGAAAGAAAGTAGACAAAGATTACCCTACCAAGCTGATCCATACCGTAGTAGGAATGGGTTACATCTTCAAGGAAGAATGA